TTGGTGATGAAGTAGGGCGACAGGTAGCCGCGGTCGAACTGCATGCCTTCGACGATGTCGACTTCGGTGTCGAGGCTCTTGGCCTCTTCGACCGTGATGACGCCCTCGTTGCCGACCTTCTGCATGGCGTTGGCGATCATGTCGCCGATCAGCTTGTCGCCGTTCGCCGAGATGGTGCCGACCTGGGCGACTTCAGCCGAGGACTTGACCTTCTTGGCCGACTTTTCGAGGGTCTTGACGACCTCGAGCACAGCCTGGTCGACGCCGCGCTTCAGATCCATCGGGTTCATGCCGGCGGCGACGAACTTGGCGCCCTCACGGACGATCGCCTGGGCGAGAACGGTGGCGGTGGTGGTGCCGTCGCCGCCGAGGTCGTTGGTCTTCGAGGCCACTTCGCGCACCATCTGGGCGCCCATGTTCTCGAACTTGTCGGCGAGCTCGATCTCCTTGGCGACGGTGACGCCGTCCTTGGTGATGCGCGGCGCGCCGAACGACTTTTCGATGACGACGTTGCGGCCCTTGGGGCCGAGCGTCACCTTGACGGCTTCGGCGAGGATGTCGACGCCGCGCAGCATTTTCTCGCGCGCGTCCTGGGCGAATTTCACGTCCTTGGCAGCCATTGGCTTACTCCTGTCGGAAAGAACTAAAGGGGAGGGGCTGGGCGGTGCGAAATTACTTCGCGATCACGCCCATGATGTCGCTCTCCTTCATGATGAGGAGGTCGACGCCGTCGATCTTCACTTCCGTGCCCGACCACTTGCCGAAGAGCACCTTGTCGCCCTTCTTCACGTCGAGCGGAACCAGCTTGCCGGCTTCGTCACGGGCACCGGCGCCGACGGCGATCACTTCGCCTTCCTGCGGCTTTTCCTTGGCGGTATCCGGGATGATGATGCCGCCCTTGGTCTTCTCCTCGGACTCCAGGCGACGAACGACCACGCGGTCGTGCAGCGGACGGAACTTCATGGGTTGATGGTCCCTGAAATGAGCGGCGCGAAGGCCGCAGAATATCGTGGCGGCCGAGATCGGCCGAGCTGTTAGCACTCGTGTAGCGTGACTGCTAACAGCTGGTCGGGGAGATAAGCGTATGGCCGGAGAGAGTCAAGAACGCGCCGCTCGCGACCAAAACTTGACGTCGCCCTTGTCTCGCCGGATCGTGACGACATGAAGACGGCCCCCGATCAAGCCACGCTGACGCGGATCGCGCGTTCCTGCATCTGTTTCCAGACGCGCATGACCGCCCATGCGGTGACGCGCGCCTATAACCGGATCCTCGCCCCGCTCGGCCTGGAGGTGACCCAGTTCAACATCCTGGCGGCGCTGGCCTCGGGACATGTGGCCTCGGTTACCGCCTTGTCCGATGTGCTGGCGCTCGACCGCACCACCATGACCCGCAATCTGAAGCGGCTCGAGACATCCGGCCTGGTCAGCGTTTCCAGCGGCCCAGGCCGGGCGATGAAGCCGGAACTGACCGAGACCGGCACCGGCCTCCTGTCCACCGCCATCCCGCTCTGGGAGGCTGAACATGCCCGGATGGAGGGAGCCGTGGGCGCGGCGCTGTGGCACGACACCCGCGAGGGCTTGCGCGCCATTCGCAGGACGCTGAAGGCGCGCGAGGCCTGAGCGGCGGCGCTTGACCGGCCGTGGCAGCATCCGT
This portion of the Phreatobacter stygius genome encodes:
- the groES gene encoding co-chaperone GroES, with product MKFRPLHDRVVVRRLESEEKTKGGIIIPDTAKEKPQEGEVIAVGAGARDEAGKLVPLDVKKGDKVLFGKWSGTEVKIDGVDLLIMKESDIMGVIAK
- a CDS encoding MarR family winged helix-turn-helix transcriptional regulator, which produces MKTAPDQATLTRIARSCICFQTRMTAHAVTRAYNRILAPLGLEVTQFNILAALASGHVASVTALSDVLALDRTTMTRNLKRLETSGLVSVSSGPGRAMKPELTETGTGLLSTAIPLWEAEHARMEGAVGAALWHDTREGLRAIRRTLKAREA